A section of the Saccopteryx leptura isolate mSacLep1 chromosome 6, mSacLep1_pri_phased_curated, whole genome shotgun sequence genome encodes:
- the ELFN1 gene encoding protein ELFN1 yields MARCRWGALWLCVAAATLLHMGGLARGDCWLIEGDKGFVWLAICSQNQPPYEAIPQHINSTIVDLRLNENRIHSVQYAALSRFGNLTYLNLTKNEIAYIEDGAFSGQFNLQVLQLGYNRLRNLTEGALRGLGKLEYLYLQANLIEVVTPGAFWECPNIVNIDLSMNRIQRLHSATFAGLARLSSCELYSNPFYCSCELLGFLRWLAAFINATQTYDRMQCESPPPYAGYFLLGRGRHGQRSILGTLQSVCTDGAYAAETRPVPERPPPRRLSGPTLPPEPSEGPCADDDCFSGDGTTPLVALPTLATQAEARPLIKVKQLTQNSATITVQLPSPNNRLYTLEHFNNSQPSTVSRLTKPQEEIRLTNLYSLTNYTYCVVSTSSGLLHNHTCLTLCLPKPPGPPGPVPSPSTATHYIMTILGCLFSMVLVLGAVYYCLRKRRHQEEKHKTAMAAAAAGSLKKTIIELQYGPEMEAPGLAPLSQGPLLGPEAATRIPFMPAASGEAEPYKLAESETPKASKGTYMEVRTGEPAERRDCELGRPGPDSQSSVAEISTIAKEVDKVNQIINNCIDALKSESTSFQGSKSGAVSAAEPQLVLLSEPLASKHSFLSPVYKDTFGHSLQRHHSAEAAPGPPRTSTSSSGSTRSPRAFRVEAAGAHKAAATATEAKYIEKSSPAADAILTVTPAATALRAEAEKGRQYGEHRHSYPGSHPAEPPSPPAPSPHDSLGGRKASILEPLTRPRPRDLAYSQLSPQYRHLSYASSPEYTCRASHSIWERFRLSRRRRKDAEEFMAAGHALRKKVQFAKDEDLHDILDYWKGVSAQHKS; encoded by the coding sequence ATGGCCCGGTGCCGGTGGGGCGCACTGTGGCTGTGCGTGGCGGCCGCCACCCTGCTGCACATGGGCGGCCTGGCCCGCGGTGACTGCTGGCTGATCGAGGGCGACAAGGGCTTCGTGTGGCTGGCCATCTGCAGCCAGAACCAGCCGCCCTACGAGGCCATCCCGCAGCACATCAACAGCACCATCGTGGACCTGAGGCTCAACGAGAACCGCATCCACAGCGTGCAGTACGCCGCCCTCAGCCGCTTCGGCAACCTCACGTACCTCAACCTCACCAAGAACGAGATCGCCTACATCGAGGACGGCGCCTTCTCCGGCCAGTTCAACCTGCAGGTGCTGCAGCTGGGCTACAACCGGCTGCGCAACCTGACGGAGGGCGCGCTGCGCGGCCTGGGCAAGCTGGAGTACCTGTACCTGCAGGCCAACCTCATCGAGGTGGTCACGCCCGGCGCCTTCTGGGAGTGCCCCAACATCGTCAACATCGACCTGTCCATGAACCGCATCCAGCGGCTGCACAGCGCCACCTTCGCCGGCCTGGCCCGGCTCTCGTCCTGCGAGCTCTACAGCAACCCCTTCTACTGCTCCTGCGAGCTGCTGGGCTTCCTGCGCTGGCTGGCCGCCTTCATCAACGCCACGCAGACCTACGACCGCATGCAGTGCGAGTCCCCGCCCCCCTACGCCGGTTACTTCCTCCTGGGGCGGGGCCGCCACGGGCAGCGCAGCATCCTGGGCACGCTGCAGTCCGTCTGCACGGACGGCGCCTACGCTGCCGAGACCCGCCCCGTGCCTGAGCGCCCGCCCCCGCGCCGCCTGTCGGGCCCCACGCTGCCGCCGGAGCCCAGCGAGGGCCCCTGCGCCGACGACGACTGCTTCTCTGGCGATGGCACCACCCCGCTGGTGGCCCTGCCCACTCTGGCCACCCAGGCCGAGGCCCGGCCCCTCATTAAGGTCAAGCAGCTGACGCAGAACTCGGCCACCATCACGGTCCAGCTGCCCAGCCCCAACAACCGCCTGTACACGCTGGAGCACTTCAACAACAGCCAGCCGTCCACCGTCTCCAGGCTGACCAAGCCCCAGGAGGAGATCCGCCTGACCAACCTGTACTCGCTCACCAACTACACCTACTGCGTGGTGTCCACCAGCTCCGGGCTGCTGCACAACCACACCTGCCTCACGCTCTGCCTGCCCAAGCCGCCCGGCCCGCCGGGGCCCGTGCCCAGCCCCTCCACCGCCACCCACTACATCATGACCATCCTGGGCTGCCTCTTCAGCATGGTGCTGGTGCTGGGCGCCGTCTACTACTGCCTGCGGAAGCGCCGGCACCAGGAGGAGAAGCACAAGACGGCGATGGCGGCCGCGGCGGCCGGCAGCCTGAAGAAGACCATCATCGAGCTCCAGTACGGGCCGGAGATGGAGGCCCCCGGCCTGGCCCCGCTGTCCCAGGGTCCGCTGCTGGGCCCCGAGGCCGCCACCCGCATCCCATTCATGCCGGCGGCCTCCGGCGAGGCGGAGCCCTACAAGCTGGCGGAGAGCGAGACGCCCAAGGCCAGCAAGGGCACCTACATGGAGGTGCGCACCGGGGAGCCGGCCGAGCGCAGGGACTGCGAGCTGGGCCGGCCCGGCCCCGACAGCCAGAGCTCGGTGGCCGAGATCTCCACCATCGCCAAGGAGGTGGACAAGGTCAACCAGATCATCAACAACTGCATCGACGCGCTCAAGTCCGAGTCCACCTCCTTCCAGGGCAGCAAGTCCGGGGCCGTGTCCGCGGCCGAGCCCCAGCTGGTGCTGCTGTCGGAGCCGCTGGCCAGCAAGCACAGCTTCCTGTCGCCCGTGTACAAGGACACCTTCGGCCACAGCCTGCAGCGTCACCACAGCGCGGAGGCGGCCCCCGGGCCGCCGCGCACCAGCACCTCCTCCAGCGGCTCCACGCGGAGCCCCAGGGCCTTCCGCGTGGAGGCGGCCGGTGCGCACAAGGCTGCTGCCACCGCCACCGAGGCCAAGTACATCGAGAAGAGCTCGCCCGCGGCCGATGCCATCCTCACTGTGACGCCCGCGGCCACCGCGCTGCGGGCCGAGGCCGAGAAGGGCCGCCAGTACGGCGAGCACCGGCACTCGTACCCCGGCTCCCACCCCGCCGAGCCGCCCTCGCCGCCCGCGCCCTCCCCCCACGACAGCCTGGGCGGCCGCAAGGCGTCCATCCTGGAGCCGCTGACCCGGCCGCGGCCCCGCGACCTGGCCTACTCGCAGCTGTCGCCGCAGTACCGCCACCTGAGCTACGCGTCCAGCCCCGAGTACACCTGCCGGGCCTCCCACAGCATCTGGGAACGCTTCCGTCTGAGCCGCCGGCGGCGCAAGGACGCGGAGGAGTTCATGGCGGCCGGCCACGCCCTGCGCAAAAAGGTCCAGTTCGCCAAAGACGAGGATCTGCACGACATCCTGGACTACTGGAAGGGCGTGTCGGCCCAGCACAAGTCCTGA